In Microbulbifer agarilyticus, the DNA window ACGATAAAAATCAGAATACCCGCGCCGAATACCATCAGGTCGCTCTGGATAAACGCGATCATATCCGAGGTGATCATAGTGAGGCCGCCGAGGAACAACTCCGCCTGATCGTCATAGTGGGTGAGGATTTCCCGCACTTCCTGCACCCGCTCGCGCGCTTGCGCCTCCTGAGCGGTGCGGTGTTTCAGGTAGTCCGTGGTAACCACTTCCAGGCGCTCGGCCTGCTCCAGGTTCAGGCCGTCACTGTTGCGCAATCGACGCAGCGCATCGCGCTCGCGCACGAGGTCCAACCCCTCCTTGTCCAGCTCCAGATTGAGCATCATGGCGGTAGTTTCGCCGTCTGGGCTCAAAATCAGCTCTTTATAAATGGGGCTTTCGAGAAACTCCGTGCGCACCATACCGCGATCGACACCAGGACTGGACAGGGTGCGGATACCATCGGCGACTTCGGAAATAGGTAGCTTCGGGCTGTACAGCAGGGGCACGTTCAGAATGGACTGCACCGTGGTAACGCCCTGCACCATGGCCAGCTCGTCCTGCAGACGCCGCATGGTTGCGAGGGACTCGTCGCTAAACAGGTCCCCGCCCTTATAGCGATAGGTAACGACCAGAAAGTCACCGGAGTTATAGCGCTCGGAGATCTCGCGGAAGAAATCCAGCGAGTCGTCGGTCTCCAGGGTCAGGGAGTCCGCAGAGGCATCCAGTTTGAAGCGCGGCAAACCCGCGGCAGCGGCGATGGTGAGCAATGCCACCAACGCGAGTACGGTTTTCGGATGCCCGAGAACCAATTTTTCATACCAGGTCTTTAAGCCCAACAGCATAATTCATTCGCTTTTTTAATCGACGACGAGGGCCATAGATGCTGGCACACTCGCGATATTCAAGGTCGCTTATCGACGTGACCAAGGTCGCGTTCAGGAAAAAGTACATCGCGCACTTTCTGTTTCAATTCTTTCGCCCCGGGAAAGCCCCCGTCCCGCTTGCGTTCCCAGATCAGCTGCTCACCGACGTGGATCTCGAATACCCCGCCGCTCCCGGGCTGCAGCGCCACCTGATCCAGATCTTCGGAAAAGGTGTACAGGAGTTCCTGGGCCATCCAGGTTGCCCGCAACATCCAGTTGCACTGCACGCAAAAGTGAATAGTGACCGTCTTTTGGATACTTCTACTACTCACCGGCTCTGCTCACTGGCCGCCCCAGGGAGGTAACAAGTCCTGTTCAACCTGCAGCTGGCTCAGAATCCGGGCCACCACAAAATCCACCAGTTCTTCCACCGACTGGGGCCTCTGATAAAAACCCGGGCTCGCGGGCAGTATCACCGCACCCATACGGGTCAGCTTGAGCATATTCTCCAGGTGCACCTCCGAATACGGTGCCTCACGGGGCACAATAATCAGTTGCCGGCGCTCCTTGAGCGCCACATCGGCGGCCCGCTCAATCAAATTGTTCGAAGCCCCGCAGGCAATCGCCGACAAGGTGCCACCGCTGGCCGGGCAGATAACGAGGCTGGAAGCTGCCCCGGTGCCCGATGCCACCGGCGAAAACCAGTCGCGTTTGCTGAACAGGGTCAACTGATCTGGCTCCGCATTGTACAGATCGCTCAAAAAACATTCTGTGCGCTCTTCCTCTTCTGGGAGCGAAATATCGGTTTCGGTATTGATTACGATGCGCGCGGCATCTGAGATCAGTAACCACACGCGTACCCGTGCGGCCAGCAGGCACTGCAGCAGGCGCAAGCCATACTGGGCGCCGGACGCACCGGTAATTGCGAGGGTGACAGTTTTGGAGAATGTGGGCTCAGCCAATGGGGTATCCGTTACGCCCCGTGACGAGGCTATCCGCTGGTAGTCTGCGACCCGTACTTGTGCTCAAGTGCACGCAATAGCCGCTGGTGTACACCGCCAAAGCCACCGTTGCTCATCACGATCACGTGACTGCCGGGGCTGGTCAGTTCGAGAACGGATTCTACCGCAGCCTCGATGCTGTGGAGAACCTTCGCTGGCACGGTGGAATGGTGGACCACCTCATCCAGGGACCAGTTCATCCCCTCCGGCTGATACCAGAGCACCAGATCCGCCCCAGCACAGGCGCGGGCCAGTTGGTCGCGGTGGTGCCCCTGACGCATGGTATTTGAGCGCGGTTCGATCAGCGCGACCACACGATCCTCGCCGACTTTGGCCCGCAGACCATTGAGGGTGGTTTCAATCGCTGTGGGGTGATGGGCAAAATCGTCGTAAACCCGGATCCCCTGGATATCCCCCAGGCACTCCATACGGCGTTTCACCCCGGCAAATTTTGCCAGCGCCTCGGCAGCTACCGCAGGCTCCACTCCCACGTGACGCGCCGCGGCCAATACCGCAAGGCCGTTTTTGACACTGTGCATACCGGTTTGATTCCAGTGCACAGTGGCGACGACGTTACCTTCCAGCAGGACATCAAAGCGACTGACATCGGCAGCAATATTGATGGCACACCAGTCTCCCAGACGGACACCATCCTCACGCTCCACATCGAAGCGTTGCACCTGGCTCCAGCACCCCTGATCAAGCACCTGGGTGACCGTGTCTTCCTGAGCCGCGACCACCAGACCGCCAGCCGGCACCGTGCGTACCAGGTGGTGGAACTGCTTCTGGATCGCCGCCAGGTCATCAAAAATGTCTGCGTGGTCAAATTCGAGGTTGTTGATGATCAAGGTGCGCGGGCGGTAGTGAACAAACTTGGAGCGTTTGTCGAAAAACGCCGTGTCGTATTCGTCGGCCTCCACCACGAAGAATGGGGTGCCGCCGAGTCGTGCGGAGACATCAAAGTTGCTGGGAACGCCCCCTATCAGGAAACCCGGGTCCATACCCGCATATTCCAGCACCCAGGCAAGCATACTCGCGGTGGTGGTCTTGCCGTGTGTCCCGGAAACAGCCAGCACCCAGCGCCCGCCAAGAAAGTGATCGCACAACCACTGGGCGCCGGAGGTATAGGGCAATCCTTTTTCCAACACCGCTTCCACCGCCGGGTTACCCCGCGACAGGGCGTTACCAATAATGACCAAATCCGGCGCCGGCTCCAGCTGAGACGGGTCGTACCCCTCGGTCAGAGTAATGCCTGCACGCTCCAGTTGAGTACTCATGGGGGGGTAAACATTGGCGTCAGAACCGGTGACTTTGTGGCCCTCGGCCACCGCCAGCTGGGCCAGGCTGCCCATGAAAGTCCCACAGATGCCTAAGATATGAATATGCATGCCAGTAGAAATGCTCTCTCAAAATACGGATTGCCGTGAGACCTTAGGTTCACGCAATCATTTTCGCCATACAGGCATAGTAGTGACCGGCAGCCCTAGTCGGCGCGGTTTTTGCTTGCTTGGTATTCAGCGGCATTGCGCGCTGCGACACAGCCGTATTCGGCAATCGGCCAAGCTTATCATGGCCTTTTACCGCAGTATGTGCCGAATGCCCGCAATACCATGCAATTACTATATGAATACATTAGACTTCGCGCCGCGCGAGGCTGCCAATAGAAGTCGCCCGCCGACAACACGCCAAGACGTGTACTTTGACGAGAAACTGCAGCCATAGGATAGTCATGTCCAAGAAGAACGCTTTTTACGCGCA includes these proteins:
- a CDS encoding flavin prenyltransferase UbiX, yielding MAEPTFSKTVTLAITGASGAQYGLRLLQCLLAARVRVWLLISDAARIVINTETDISLPEEEERTECFLSDLYNAEPDQLTLFSKRDWFSPVASGTGAASSLVICPASGGTLSAIACGASNNLIERAADVALKERRQLIIVPREAPYSEVHLENMLKLTRMGAVILPASPGFYQRPQSVEELVDFVVARILSQLQVEQDLLPPWGGQ
- the mpl gene encoding UDP-N-acetylmuramate:L-alanyl-gamma-D-glutamyl-meso-diaminopimelate ligase; the protein is MHIHILGICGTFMGSLAQLAVAEGHKVTGSDANVYPPMSTQLERAGITLTEGYDPSQLEPAPDLVIIGNALSRGNPAVEAVLEKGLPYTSGAQWLCDHFLGGRWVLAVSGTHGKTTTASMLAWVLEYAGMDPGFLIGGVPSNFDVSARLGGTPFFVVEADEYDTAFFDKRSKFVHYRPRTLIINNLEFDHADIFDDLAAIQKQFHHLVRTVPAGGLVVAAQEDTVTQVLDQGCWSQVQRFDVEREDGVRLGDWCAINIAADVSRFDVLLEGNVVATVHWNQTGMHSVKNGLAVLAAARHVGVEPAVAAEALAKFAGVKRRMECLGDIQGIRVYDDFAHHPTAIETTLNGLRAKVGEDRVVALIEPRSNTMRQGHHRDQLARACAGADLVLWYQPEGMNWSLDEVVHHSTVPAKVLHSIEAAVESVLELTSPGSHVIVMSNGGFGGVHQRLLRALEHKYGSQTTSG
- a CDS encoding SelT/SelW/SelH family protein, translated to MLRATWMAQELLYTFSEDLDQVALQPGSGGVFEIHVGEQLIWERKRDGGFPGAKELKQKVRDVLFPERDLGHVDKRP